A window of the Lactuca sativa cultivar Salinas chromosome 7, Lsat_Salinas_v11, whole genome shotgun sequence genome harbors these coding sequences:
- the LOC111894584 gene encoding desiccation-related protein PCC27-45, which translates to MASLMDKAKQFVSDAAASIEKPKASVTDVDLKDVGVSCVTYLAKINVSNPYSVSIPIGEIRYVLKSSGSEIASGTVPDPGSLKGDSETMLNVDIKVAHSVLVSLVKDIGRDWDIDYDLKVTLVVDLPLIGNISIPVTSAGEIKLPSLTDFFTT; encoded by the exons ATGGCCAGTTTGATGGACAAGGCGAAGCAATTCGTTTCGGATGCGGCGGCGAGCATCGAGAAGCCGAAGGCGAGTGTGACGGATGTCGATTTGAAAGATGTTGGTGTCAGTTGTGTGACCTATCTGGCTAAGATCAACGTTTCAAATCCTTACAGCGTATCTATTCCAATCGGCGAGATCCGTTACGTTCTTAAAAGTTCCGGCAG TGAGATTGCGAGTGGAACAGTCCCTGACCCAGGTTCACTGAAAGGGGATAGCGAGACGATGTTAAACGTGGATATAAAAGTGGCACACAGTGTGTTGGTTAGCTTGGTGAAGGACATTGGAAGAGATTGGGATATCGACTATGACCTAAAAGTCACACTCGTTGTTGATCTCCCTCTCATCGGTAACATCAGCATACCAGTCACTAGTGCCGGTGAGATCAAGCTCCCTTCCCTCACCGACTTCTTTACTACGTGA